The following nucleotide sequence is from Aminobacterium mobile DSM 12262.
GATCAGTGACAAGCCAGCAATGGGAACATGGACAGCCACGACAAAAGCCAAAGCTTTTCGAATATTATCAAAAATACGCCGCCCCATTCGCACAGCTTTTACAATAGAAGAAAAATCATCATCCACTAACACGAGGGCTGCCGATTCTCGAGCGACATCAGTACCACGTCCACCCATGGCTATGCCAATATGAGCACTTTTAAGAGCCGGGGCATCATTGACTCCGTCCCCTGTCATAGCTGTGACCTCACCGTTTGATTTAAGAGCCTCTACGATTCTTAATTTTTGTTCTGGAACAACTCTGGCAAAAATATTGACAGAACGTATTTTTTCTTTCAACACTTGGTCAGTCATATTTTCCAGCTCTGGGCCAATGATAACAGCATCTGGATTGCGTAGTCCAATAGTCCGGGCTATATTTTTAGCCGTGCCAGGATAGTCTCCAGTAATCATGATAGTACGAATTCCTGCAGAGTAACAGCTCTGAATTGAAGCAGCTACATCCTCACGGACTGGATCAAGAAGGCCTACAAGTCCGACAAATTCAAAATAGAAATCATGCTGAATATCTGGAAGCTTTTCCTTCTGAAATTGGGCTTTTGCAACTCCAAGAACTCGCAGCCCCTCATCGGCCATCTTCTCTACCCACTTCTCTACCTGTGCCTTTGCATTCTCATCCATATGACACAAATCTACTATGGCTTCAGGAGCTCCTTTAGCTGCTATCTCCCAACTTAATCTATCTGGTGAATGCCATACATTCGACATGGCCAGCAACTCTGGCGAGAGAGGATATTCTCTTACAAGCGCCCAGTTGGCATGAAGGTGCTCTGTCCCTTCCAATAACTTCTCTCCAGAACGCAAAATAGCTTTCTCCATGGGATCAAAGGGATCTTTTTGGCTGGCCAACATGGCATATTCCAGTAAAGCATGATATGTTTCAGGGAATGGATCATCGTCCTGTTCCGGCCCCCAGCACTCCCCTACAACACATAATTTTCCTATGGACATTTTATTTTGTGTGAGGGTTCCAGTTTTATCTACACAAAGAACAGAAGCTGCGCCAAGAGTTTCAACTGCTGGAACTCGTCGAGTAAGCACGCCTTTCTGAGAAATTCGCCAGGCTCCCAAGGCCAAAAAAATCGTGAGGACCACTGGAAATTCCTCCGGAAGGGTAGCCATGGCTAATGCAATTCCTGCAAGAATAGCCTCTAACCAGTTTCCTCGAAGCATCCCGTATACAACGACAAGGACGGAACAAAAGATCAATCCGAGAATGGAGAAATCCTTAACTATTCGGCTTGTTTCTTTTTGTAATAATGTGTCTTCTTCTTTTACAGACTGGAGGGCCTTGCCGATTGTGCCCATTTCTGTATTGATACCAATGCCTGTAACTTCAGCTACACCTTGTCCCTTGACAACCAAGGAACCTGAATAAAGAAAGGGTAGATCGTCTCCACCTGGGCGACCTGTTTCCAAATGGCCGTCCCACGGTTTTTTACGAACTGGAACAGACTCTCCTGTAAGCATAGATTCATCTACGGAAAGATTAACACCTGCAATGAGCCTCGCATCGGCAGGAACACGATCTCCCTCCGAAACTACTATGACATCACCTCGTACTACTTCTCGGCCAGGTATTCTCTTTTGCTCACCTTCCCGCATAACAAGAGCTCTCGGGCTAGAAAGATCTCGTAAGGCTTCAAGAGCTCGTTCTGTTTTTCGTTCTTGATAGATGGTAATGCTCATAACTGCAAAAACAAAAAACAGCAATAATGCCGCCTCACGCTTTTCTCCCAAGAGAAGATAAAGAATTCCACAAGCGACAAGGAGCAAAAACATCGGCTCTTTACCCACTTCTATAACTATGTGAAGGAAACTTTTATGTGCGGTGGAAGGGAGTTCGTTAAAACCTTCTATTTTCTGACGGTGATCTACTTCTGATTCAGATAAGCCCTGGATTTGAGCTGCTTGAAACAGGTCTTTAATTTCAGTCATATTTTTCTCCTCGCTTCCTCACAAAGACAGGATTCTTGCCAGATTTGCACGGGAAGTGGGTATAACAACTTCCGCCCCAAAAACGTCAGCATACGAAAAACCCCCGCTAGGACATAAGATCTATATCTACGTCCCGCGGGGGAATAAATGTTCCCGCTGCCTCATGAAGGCCCAGCTGCACCTTTTATTATATAAAGGCCGCCTGTTCACCATTTTGTGGAATTATACAGTAAGATAAGAAGCAAAGTCAATAAAGGTGATACTTAATCATAATGACAGACGACGGTTACATACACCTAGTGCAACGGGCTCATTTTCAAGATCTGGTACCATTATTGGTTCATAGAGAGCACCAAGTTGACCATTTGAAGGAAGTTATCATTCATATCTTTTGTTGCATCTTCTCCCTTTTTGACTTTTTCCCTCACGGTATAAATAAATTTTCTCCATTCGTCATTGACCCCAGCCTCGTAGAATTCGTTATATTTAAAGTTTCCCCTTTGAGCTTCATAAACTGTTCCATCAACGAGAGCTTTAGGTGTAGCGTTTGCCCCCATCAGGAAAGGAATAGAATATCCGTAGGCTGGTAATGTTACAAAAATAGTCGTCAAAGCTTCTGGGTTTTCGGGATCAATTAAAATCGTGGCGCTCGACTGTGCTCGGGCAAAATTCCACAAGGCAGAGTGTTTTGAAACCTTGGGTGAATTAACTAATTCAATAGTTATATTCCCATAGTTTGT
It contains:
- a CDS encoding cation-translocating P-type ATPase, which gives rise to MTEIKDLFQAAQIQGLSESEVDHRQKIEGFNELPSTAHKSFLHIVIEVGKEPMFLLLVACGILYLLLGEKREAALLLFFVFAVMSITIYQERKTERALEALRDLSSPRALVMREGEQKRIPGREVVRGDVIVVSEGDRVPADARLIAGVNLSVDESMLTGESVPVRKKPWDGHLETGRPGGDDLPFLYSGSLVVKGQGVAEVTGIGINTEMGTIGKALQSVKEEDTLLQKETSRIVKDFSILGLIFCSVLVVVYGMLRGNWLEAILAGIALAMATLPEEFPVVLTIFLALGAWRISQKGVLTRRVPAVETLGAASVLCVDKTGTLTQNKMSIGKLCVVGECWGPEQDDDPFPETYHALLEYAMLASQKDPFDPMEKAILRSGEKLLEGTEHLHANWALVREYPLSPELLAMSNVWHSPDRLSWEIAAKGAPEAIVDLCHMDENAKAQVEKWVEKMADEGLRVLGVAKAQFQKEKLPDIQHDFYFEFVGLVGLLDPVREDVAASIQSCYSAGIRTIMITGDYPGTAKNIARTIGLRNPDAVIIGPELENMTDQVLKEKIRSVNIFARVVPEQKLRIVEALKSNGEVTAMTGDGVNDAPALKSAHIGIAMGGRGTDVARESAALVLVDDDFSSIVKAVRMGRRIFDNIRKALAFVVAVHVPIAGLSLIPVFFKEWPLVLFPVHIVFLELIIDPACSVVFEAEQEEENIMDRKPRNPLKPLFDRATVTLAVLQGLGVLALALGVLIACVFAGFSPEKTRTITFAVLVLSNLGLIMTNRSWTQGTLTIFKIPNKAFWLVVAGASLMLISTMSIPIFRQIFHFSSLDFMDGVITFLLPLLSLMWFKLIKLFLKSRLS